The window aaaaaaaccacccccccaaaccccaaccTATTAAGCAGTGAAAGGCATATATACATTTTCCTTATGAACTCTTGAGATTTCACTCTTTTAGAAGTTGCTATGTTTCAATATCGGTTTTATTTGCAAGACAACTGCTCATCCCAATAAGCTCACATCTTAGATACATTTCCCCTTTGATTACAAATAAAGCactgcacattttttttaaatcaaggcaTACAATCTTATACTATGGTGCCAAGTATGCACAGATCACATTGTGCTCGCATCTCATATAAGGTTAAGTGCAAACATACGGATTGAATCAGATTTGCAAGCATGCACCCCGTCACTTAAACTACTCTAATACCTTCTCTCCTATCCCACACTATCTTCTATATGTTTGCTTTTATGAACCAGtaatctcccccccgcccaggaCTTCTAAAAACAAGCAGTGTGCTTGAATTCAGACACAAAATACCAAGAAAGTCCACATTGTGCAAGAAAGCAGCAGCTAGGTTTGTCAACCTGgactaaaaaaggaaaaaagagaaaaacaaacactGTTCACTGAACAGCAGATTAGCAGTAATGTTCCTCATGAATTGATAAGAGTGCCTGATGCTGAATATCTAACAGCAAATGCTGAATTTGGATTTAATATTTTAGGGGTGTATAGGAGATTAAGCTTCTTGCTGTGCTGGTCTTTTCAAATCCCTGATCTGTTTAACTAAATAGGTCTTCTCATCATTAAATTGTTCATCCTCGGTCCTGTCATTCTGAAACTTGCTGAGGAACTCAATAAGTTTGGTCTGGTTCTTTAGGAGAATATCTAGTATAGGCTGTGTCTTGTTAGGGTTGGCTACAAACACCTGCAATGAAAGAAAATGATTAGTACAGCTCAGTTGCTCTAGCTGAAGAGACTGACAGAAATATAGGGTTTTTACTCAGTTCCAAGAAGCCAGCCTAGAAGGTGCTCAAGTCCACAACCAGTATATACTCAATGATCAGTATAGTAAGCAGGGCCAATCATCACTCAAACCATATAACAGAGTATTCCTTACAGATATCAAATGATTTTAAGGTCTAGATAGAGTTTTCAATGTTATCATTTGAATATTCATATTCTAGTTGCCATTTAACTAAGATACTTCCATTTCAACATTATTAAATGCAGTGGCTGATGTCCTAACCAAGTGGATACATTTCAAGGGACTGTGAGAACATGCCAAGAGCCCTTGTGCAAATACCACCGTTTCCCTGCCTGTTGCACCAGAACCCTTAGAGTTCAGAGCGCACACACACGggctctgcaagattggaaacacatCAGTGAGGGTCACCAACACATTTCCAATTTAACAGAGCACTTCTGAAGTACAGGGAGTGCTCCAAACCCTAAAGGTGCTGGTGCAACAGCGGGTGTAGGGGACAGGGGCAGCCGCATTAGGGCTCTTCCCTGCAGTCCCTTGAAGCACATATTCTTTATTAGTCCGGATGTCCGCCAGCATCCCAAAGTTAAGCAGCAATCTGGGACTGGCATAGGATGTTGAAAACAACTCTACGAGAACTATTGGTCTCTTTTCAGCAACATTTAGCAGACCAAGCTACTTCAAGGACAGCTAAGTCCAAGGGTCTTCTTTATTAAGACGTCTTGGGGAAAGTGAAATGCCAAATGTCTGGATTTaagagagaatctgctttgcataacAGCATCCCTGCCCGCCCCCGTTACCTACACTTTTAATATAGTCTTATTGTACCATCTTAATGTAGCACTAGGTCAGTGTAACCCTTTGTGTTTAAATAAAGAATGTCCTTGCCTTCTTTTTAAAGGGTGGCTTTAATACCGTTTTAAAAGTCACTTTTACCTTAAAGACATGAAAGGCCTCAAACTGAATGTTGCGACTCTTATCTCGTAGAAGGTTCATCATTAGTTTGAGATTTTCAGGTTTACTGATGTATTTTGTCATAATTGTAAAGTTGTGCCTATCCAATAACAATTCACCAAGcagctaaaaaaaaaccaaaaaaacaattacttttggggggggggaatcaagatgaacataatcAGGAATGAGCAAGCAAATAAAGGCAAGAGTTGCATTCATAACATTTTTAGTTATGCTAACTTTTGAAAAATCCCAATACTATTTAATATTGTGGTCTTATGCTCTCCCTGTGCTATCTAAACCAGCATTACCGAGACAGCCGATTTGATTTGGAGAATTTTCAGGAAGAATCTGTGCATGATCCAAACTTTATGGCCAGATAATCACGTGCATGCAGCCCCCtccagattacaacatggagcacagcAACAACAGGGTGGTGCCCAAAGTCCTTACAAGACCTCCTGTTCTGACTGCAGCAGAAGGGAGGAGCCAACTCAACTGGCATGTCCTGGTTGCCAGAAATGCAGTCACTGCAGGACTTTGGATCCAATTGTTTTTGCTGTATTTTGGTGTTCTTTACATTTCTATTTTTTATTGTTACTTGTGATTTTAATTTGGAGTTGTAAGCCATTCTATTTTCTTTCAAAAGGgtataatgtatttattttaaaacaaaattagggAGCCTCAACATGCTGTTCTAGTCTGGCATGGGACCATATGAGACAGCATGAGCTCTAGGAGGCTAGCAGCATGCGAGGGGGAGCATATGCCCCTGGGGTTGGTTTCTGTGCACAGAAGCTTCCATACCATGAACTTTGGGTGTCCAATGTGTTGGATCATGCCTTTTTTCATACCTAACTAGTCACAAGGATTCAGTTTTCTGCCAATATGGTGACTTGTAAGGAAACTCATTTGAAGGATTCAGGTATTTAGGCACTTTTCACCAAGGTTATACACTCTTGGCAGAAACCAGGGGAAGACTGCTTTTTGGAGCTTGTACTAACATTTAAATAGGCTTAATGGTTTATTTTCTCAGAAAAATCCTTTACCCTTCACATTTTTGTCATTGAGTTAGAAGTCAAACTAGCACATCCCTCTTGCCatgtaatgggggtgggtgggtgggaattagaTATTACACTGTTTGGCTAGAACAAGGAAGCATGCAGGATTTCTTACTTTAAGTGACTGTCGTTTTGTCACGTAGTTTTCTGAATGGAGTAACTTCTCATATTCACTGAAGAACTaaatggggaaaggaaaggaaagttagGACCTTTCCAGCTATCACAAACACTCTGACCCCAAATGATTTCACTGAACTGAATGTTCAAATATTAAAAAGTAAGAAAACCAAGAAAGACGGGAATTTAAACATTTCAAGTGCTTTGCTTTCCATATTATAATGCAGAGTCCTAAAAAGCATTCTACAACTCGACAAATTATATTTTCAGGCAATTCTTTAGGCAATTAAAGGCCAGACAATTTACATGTATTACCAGATGTGGCCAGTAGATGGAGCAAGGTTGTCACACATGCCACTGATTAATTACTACTATATCAAGAACGAAAAAATACGAGGAAATACGGCTGAAAGGCTtacaggtttttctttttcttattaacattttattaaaatttaCATGAGATTACAcaatcaaaacaccaccaacacTCCATAAATCCACTCCAGTCCCTTCATACCGATATAGGAAAGGAAATGTATGACTTGGTTCTCAGCTTTTTAGTACTGTACAAAAGCAACCATTTGCTGTTAAATGGTGAAAAACATAAAGTTCTGGGATGAGCTTGCATCAACACAGCTGAAAAACGGGGTTATAGCAAGTAGGTGGCTGGAAAGGAGAGATTTAGCTACAGTTTTGTAAAGTGACAGATCCTAGCAACTATCAGAAGAAGAATCTGATGGAACTAAAATTACATACCCTATCATAATGCTGTTCCAAGAACTCTGCACTCAGCAACTTGTGCCTTGTAAGTAGATCCTGAAAAGAGATTACATGTGTTGTTTAAAAGGTGTTCTTCATATCCTCATAGTTCCAGGATGGATTACAATatagctaccacccaaattgccaTAGCTAGTCCCTTTCATATCCTTTTGTCCTCCTAGTGATATACTTTTACAAATGAAAATATACTGTACAAAGTTACCCACTCTCACCAACCAATCTTCTTCCATGGCTGCTGTTAACACGGCATGAGGAGGCCACCTCATACGGTGGATTGTCTATTAGGCCCCTCTGCCAGCTGGACAGCTAGCAGCCTCCCCAAAGTTCACCTAGGAACAGTGCAGCTGCTCCAAAcccgacaaatatttatatactgcttttcaacaaaagttcccaaagcagtttacatagctacaaataaataaaaatggctgcctgtccccaaaggggtcacaatcttaaaaaaagaaacataagatagacaccagcaacagtcactggggggatgctgtgccggggatggagagggctagttgctctccccctagcaaataaagagaatcgccacttttaaaaaaaggtgcctctgctcagttagccagAGACTCTTGGCCCAACTCACCATTGTATACCTCTGGCCTTTCAAATGCcaagggaagggagcagaagaggaagtgaggaCAAGAGTGCCACTCTAGCCCAGCTCTCGGCTCACATTTCATCTTCCACTCCCTTCCCTTGGCTTTTGAAAAGTTGGGAGCAGACAATAcgtgagttcacacaaccaggggtgggtgggcaggtggttgGCAAAGGCTGCACAAAacctacctcccccacagatgatccccatGCCTTTCCCACTGGGTGCACACATGTGCGGCTGTCCCAGAAGCCATGCAGCTTTCCAGCATtgccctggcctccaggaatcccacaatggggggggggtggtaatTGCCCCATGAGATGGACACTCTACGCACCTGTCTCAGACTGCTCGGGCTGCACAGCCACAGAACTGGAGTGAAGAGCGCacacccttaactctggctaacagccgggctatGGAGCCAGGTTTGGTGTGGATCCTGGCTGcccaagcccgggcttggctgtgtgtgagaatggCCTGAAGGACTTGAGGGTATTTTTTCTGCTGATGTGATTGCTGAGATTTTATTGGTGCTAGATTATGGTTGCTACTTTGTTATAAGAGTGTTCTTGTATGCTTTGATATTTTTATTCTTTCTTGCAACTTTAATGAACTTCATGAAGGCAGCATAATATATAATTCTAAATAAAGAGTTGTCAAAATATAGATAATGTTACCTTGAAAGTGGCAAATGCATCTGAAGCTATGTCAAATGTCGACATTTCCACATATCTGAAGAAGTCATAGAACTGCTCTGACCACAAAATTATTTTTGCCAGTGGTTCATGTCTGATGCACTCTCTTAACATAATTCCACAATTCAGAGCAATTTCTGGAGATTCATACCTGCAAAGTGAGAAATCAACATAAATACCTCCGATGTAGAAATACCCTTCATGCAAAATTATTAATCACTACTCACACACAGCAGAAACCATTTTGAATTGATAGTATTAGTACAGAATATTCCACATCAGTGAAATTTCTCTATCATCCTTAAATTGCTTGCCAGAATACATTTGGATTCATGATaaagttattttgttttttaaattggattcatgatttttctgttttctaaagTTGGGTTTGATTTTCAAACCAAGCGTTTGTCATTGCTTTTATGGTTTGTGGACTGACTGAATCACTGCTCAAATTAAACACTCCCATATCTGAACTGGTTTATGATACAGGTGTGCTAGATAGATATGGGGAAGCAGGGATGCTTCCCAGTCTATACAAGTGACCTAGGAGGCAACGATGGCATCTGTGCTTTTGAACTGGACTCAttttcgggggtgggggcaggaacaAGTTTTGACACAAGGCTCACAGCACTGTATGACCACTGaccacaccccacccaccccgctgcatAGCTTCAGGTTGCATTGGTGAACATTTTAAAGTTACACTAAAGTGGTGGCAACAGGTTTTCCTGCTCTACTCCCACTGTAGCTGCAAACTGTCACCCACCAGCGCTATCCTAGAGATCAAAATGGTCCAAAGAATGAAGGATCCCTGTGCCCAGCAATAAGGATTTTCATCTTCACTGCATCAATTCAGATTGATTTGGGGGCTACTAAACTAAGACGTTAAGTTCCAGGAATATGAATGTTTTTCCTATTTCAGAGTGGGTTAAATAGTATTGCCTGCCACTAGAAAGGAGGTGTTTGAGGACACAAGACATCTGTGTAGGGGGGAAATGATGTGACATCTGTGTCACATCATTTTGTCCATGCTGAATCAGAGGGTAGGCATATACATGAAGGCAACTCTGCAAATTATGAAGAGCTCTTAGcagtcatcagtatgctgatgatgcacaGCACTCCCTCATGTTTATTGTTCCCAGGCTTGCTTGGGAGCTGCCCATAAATTGAATGTGGACAGACCTAAGAAATGATCAGCAAGACCTGTAACCCGAATCACACACTATAGATTCATTTAAAATACTTCCATCCTGTTTTCTACTTACATATTTAGTGCATCTTTCACAAGAGATTGatattttttattcttttaaacaCTAAACCTATGAAGTTTTACTGAACTTAGTATTATGGTGATCAAGAACTTCACTCTCCTCTCTCCCAAAATGTGTGCCAGAAAATACTGATATAGCTGGATTACAAAAAGGTGAGAGGTGAGCTTTCCTGGGtagggagttccacagcctggatgCCATAACTGAGAAGgaaacattggacttactgtGAATTAGTCTTTCTACACAGTGTATGGAAGTCATCAGGAACAATGGGATATCATCCTCTACTTGACAAGCTAGATTCAGGTAAAAGGATCAGCTAACAGGAGGTCTGGCCTTCCTACTGTCTACCAGGAGCAAGTAGAGGATGATAACCCATTGTTACGGATGACCTCTTCTACGCTGTGTGAGAAGGCCCTGCCTATGGTCACCACTTACCTAACTTCTGACTGCAGGAGCAACCAGTACAGGGTTTCtgctgcgtctctgggcagtaaaccacccagagacgcaagttttgggcagcacagaaatatgttaaataaataaataaataaaatattctgatGCAGAAGGAACACAatgtaggaacgtaggaagctgccttatactgagtaagaccattggcccatctagctcagtattatctacacagactggcagcagcttcttcaaggttgcaggtatGAAAGGAAACAGTCCTTCAGATACCCTGTTCCCAGAGCCAGATGACAACCGGCCTCTCCATGCCAGTCATTTTCATAATCTTGAGCAATGGATCTACTGGCATGGACTCAGACTGCAGCAGTGGCtaggagctgctgcattctgggacACTGGTCAGCAGACTAGTCAGGAAATGAGGCATCAACTGGCCAAATACTGTAAGATTGTCAATATTTCAGGAGGGGAGAGAATCTCAGAACAAGAGAGGTAATGTTGATAGAAGTTGAAAGCACAAATCTATATTCCTCTGCTTTCCCCAAGAACTGAAAAGTGCTATATTTTCTAAAACTATGGTACAAAGGTAGAAAAGGGAAGATGATAGCTGTACTGAACCTTTTCCCAAATGCAACTCAGAAGATAATCataaaagtgttttttaaaagtcaaggaAAAGAACTGGTTTTCATTGAGTGAAGAGTTTCTAGGTGGACCAATTCTTTGTTTTGCACATCACTTAAGGAATGTCATTTAAAATATGGAACACAACAATTGCAAATAACCTGCTGTTCCAAACAGCATCAACACAACACCACCCATTAATTTGGGTAAAACTTTGCCTTTGTTTCACTGAAGTTCAACCAAAAAAATCAAGTATGATGCTCAAATGAAAACAATGCAGATTGTGCACTGGGAAACAGCAATCTGGCAAGAAGTGCACACAATGAATTAGTCTTTGTTTCAGCAAGCTTGAGCCAATGGTGTATCATAGCTACAAGGATATGAATCATGTATCAGATGCCACGGGGTGAATTGTGCAGGAGGACTTTAGAGAACAGAATGTGAACTAAACAAAAAGCAGTTGGGTCTGTGATTAAGGACTGGTTCTCACAGATGCAGGCAACCACTGCACAGAGATCCCATGGACAAACTTCAGCATGACCAGGTTTTCACAAGAAGAAGATAGCCAGCAGTCATTTCCATAACTGTGGCTGTATTTTCTCCAACCCCCACATACAACCCATATGACAGCTGCTTGTGTTCTGCCTAGCTGACATTAACATCCCCAATGTAGGCAACATACATGATAAAGAAGAAGGAGGAGATACAGACAAGGGCCATGCCACATTCAGTGCTTTATTgttaaaattttgtacaccgcctagagatgtacatatcaggcagtatagaaatataataaatgaataaataaataaatataaataaataagagagagagagagagagagagagaaagaaagaaagtgctgTGGCAAGACTGGCCCACGTATGCTCAGCCATCCTCTTCTACCTCCACTGTGTGAACCAAAGTTTGCAACTAACTACCATTTCATATGTTCAGACAAAATGAAAAATTGCCGCTTACTACAGATCACAGCCAGAAGCTTTAGCTTTCCCCTTATGTGCAAGGAATGCAGAGCATATGCAAGCTCGAGGCTTTCCACAGTGGGTTCTCATAACAAGTtctagtttgttatgatgtctgaaTGCTGCCTATGTGAACCAGTCTTAAGTTTACTTGTACAATATACATACCCTTTTAACAGCATGAACAGTATATTTTGCTGAGTGCAGATATATTCGACTGTGGGGGTTCTGGTACCAATTTGTCTTCTCAGAATGTTGTTGAATATCTGAGCCACGTCCTTTTTACCCTGTCAAAAATGTAAACCATAACACAAGTGGTGCATATGAAAAGGGATAATATTAAAAACAGGTCACTTCTCGCCTTTAAAGCAGCAAACACGATTGGCTAATTAGAATAACTTGTATTTATCATTACCTAAGAATGTGTTATCCTGAGAGCTGTTTTAACATATAGAAACACATaatttagctttttaactttgtaatttAACTTCTGGgttatttattaatttgttttaagctgttttaaatatttaattgattttaatgttttgtttttatttgttgtacaccgccctgagtcctTGGGTTaggacggtataaaaatgcattaaatcaatcaatcaatcaatcagcttttTGCTGGACAGTTTTGACCACAAAGTGATTTCAGCCTAGAGGATTTTATTTGCTCCAAGTAATTGTCTTCTGTAACCATTTATATTCTGCAGCTACAGATAAGTGATCCTGGTTGCTACTGGGAATTTCCTCTTCCTCAATTCAAGTGTGTTAGATCACCAAAACTGAAAATTCCATCACTTGTGCAACCTGACTTGCTCAAGGCTGCCAGGCAGTAAACTCTTCCTAGTCGGTATTAGGTAGATCGACATTTTCACTCCCTATGAGCAAATCAAGCAATTACTTGAGTGTGTGCAGGTCTGTATTTGTTCTTATACCAACATGATCCAGCCCACCATAGGCATAGCACAGCTTAGCTTGGAGGAAATGTgggttaaaaacatacaatatattCTAAGTGCTCTAACCACAATTGTGTGTCTTGGCACCCCCAGCAAgaacctgggggtgggtggggtggatatTCCAAGGAAAGTTAGAAGCCAGTCATCCCCTACCCAATTAAGCTTCATTTAAACATTACCCAAGCTGCATGTGAGACATTCACAGAAAAGTGTTTAAAAGGCTCCAGCGTGAGCTGTTGGATGTTGAATTGCAGTCAGAATATAAATGATGGTAAGTATTTACAAGACAAACTGTTTTCTAAATTCTAATTCTATTGTAAGCACCAGAGCTCTTTGTTCTGGCAATGAGTAGGGTAGTGTTTCTGAAAACTGCCTCACCCAAACCCCACGTATCATAGTAGGCAAGCGTCATTCACCAGCTCAGCCAACTTTGCCCAGGGTCCCATTATTCTTTCCGGACTTGCCATTAACAACAGCATTTCCTTGTTTTTCACATAATGATCTTGGTGATAGTACGCAGTATTACACAATTGCATCATTGTCTGAACTATTTACTACTTCCAAATGATGCAACTTTGTTACTATgataaaacacacacatgtaTCGGATTGGCAGAGGTGAAAGCTAAGATCTACAAGCACTGAACTATGCAGCAAAAGCAGAAAATGTTTTTTTCAGAACCCCCAAATAAGATCACTCCAGTTGTTAAAAGTACTACATTTGTTTTCAAGAGAAGTGAAAAATATTGCGCTTCATATATGACACCCCTAAGATTGTGCCAATATATTGACTAAACGTAGAAAATCAGTGGTGTCTGCCCACAAGCCACTAGAAATccattaaaaatgaatgcataccTCAGACCTAAAGCAGCCATCATCCCTCCCTCCCATAAACAAACAGTAACACCTCTAGAAATAAATTGTGTTATGCCTCACACTAGTCTGCATACCTGAAATATATAATCAGAAATAACCAACTCAAAACAATTCCAATAAAAAAATCAGCAAGTTAGTCTAAAACAGGAGTTctcaagcttccccccccccccccgagatgttgttggacttcaactcccataatctcaaaTCATgcggccattgtgactggggtttatgggagttgaagtccatcatcTGGGGGGACCCAAACTTGAGAACCTTTTGGTTTAAAACATTCTGCAAAACAGAGGCCTTGATCTGAAGAACCGCCTTTGGGAATCTGTCAGGCAAatgccacctccctccctcaagaGGCCAGATACCAGCACTCCCCCACATGGAAAATAGGAGATTTCCCAAGCATTTCCCAATGGTGAGCATCCTTGGCCTGGCTGTGAGACATGCTTGTTCTGTGTGTGTTCTAAAGTGCACACTCAGTTCACATACGGCAACAGTGAGACTGAACAAGCCTGGCCTGTGCCCCATGTCAACTGTGTCCTAGAATTCTTCACAAGGTATACTGGGTCAACGGCAGATACATGACACAGGCTCTCAAGGTAGCAAGTCTTATAACCACTAGGTTAACACAGCACATGTTTAGGAGAGTCACTtaagtattggggggggggggagcaagccgCTTGTATCGAATTCTAGAAAATGCAATGTAATTTCTGCATAACACTTCACACACCGCAATAACCTAGTTTTATAAGACACTAGAATACTCATCACAGCTGTGGTTTTGTCGACTTCCTGCTTAATCTAGTCAGGAATGCACCTCAAAGGGAAAAGTATTCAGAACTACATCAGGTAGTTCAAATCATGCAGATTTGACATTCCAAAGTATATCCATCATACCAGGGCCCATTTAAAGGACAGAATTGCCAGTTTTTTAAAGTACAAGTAAGATCTCCCCCTTCTAAGTCTCACAGCCTGACTACCAAAACAGACTCAGAAAGGAGAACCTCATTAGTAGTTTTCGCCACATGAATCCTACCCTAGTAGGTAGGATAGTGAGTTTTCTCATCCAAGTCAACAGCAACCACTGGCATGGTTACAAGATGGGCTGTATTAACCTGGTAAATTCGACCAAACAATATAATGGGAGGGACACAACTGAGATGGGGATACCTGTCCATTTGATGTATGCTAACATCTTGACAAGGATTGCTTTCTATAGGCTGCTAAGGAATTCTGTGTGCTTCACTTCTCAGCGCAAAGTGCCAAACTGCAAAGTCAGATTTTGGAAGACGTTGTGTGCTAAAATAATGCAACTGTTCTGCCAGTATTTTGAATGATGGCTAAAACCAGAATTGTATGCCTGGACCCATAGCTTGCTTCCTACCCTGCAAATGGGTTAGGAAATCTTGAAATGGCTTTTTAAGATATTGGCTTCTAAAGCCTTGTGAATTCATCACACATTGCTGAAATTGTACAAAGTCTACTGTAATATTTTCTTACCTCAAAATCGATGAGTTGTAGATCAGCTACTAGGGTGCTAAGAAGACCACTGTTGTACAGCTCTTGAGCAAGCTGGGCCACAGCTTCTGTCTGGGGCTCCTTTTCATTTGTGCCATATAAGATTTCTTTCATGGCAACTAAGTTTTTTGAAACTTCTTCAGTAGCCTGAATGGGGAAGAACAAAAAGATACAATTACTTCCAAAGCTGATCAGTATGTACTTTACCATTATTTCTAATGGCAACATGGAAAAAAAATCCCAGATTATTATTCAATCATATTAAATCAATATAGGTAGGATTTAGCAGATAAAACTAAGTAAAGGAGGAAGATGTAGCGTCTGCCCATCCATCCACAATCAACTCCTACTTAACAATACTGGGCAGCATCCACAGTATAACTTGCATAAAGTGTGCCAGTGCAAGGCAACTTTCCCCATGCTTCTCTTCCCTACTAAAGCTCCATAAGTCCctcaaaacaaaccaacaaaaactTACGAATGGTTGAGGACCTTCAATAATGGCAGGGGATATTATGCAGCGGGAGTGCCTTGAAACCATGAGGGGAACTAACAGAACAGGCAGCCACTTGTTTCTGGGTAttgccctctccccctcccacaggACATTTCATGCCATATCTGGCAGCTCCCCAACCCTCCATCCCAGCTTTTGGGGGGCTCATGAAGCTCCAGTGGGAAGGAAGGGGTGCAGAAGGTGCCTTGCACTGCCACACACTGCACTAGTGATACTGTGGCTTGCTGGAAGAAGAGTGTTAAGTAGTTTTTATGTGTTGAACCCATGATAGGTTGTTTTGGACTGTACAAGTAGAATATGAAATATTTCAAAACTACGCATTTCCACTGGTATACCCCAGCCAATTCACAGAACCCTGGGTTCCTGATGCAATTCTAAGAGTCCCATATCCTCCCAGAACCAGGCAAAGTGACTAAGGGACAGaagagcaaaataaataaataaataaataaattaggatgCTCAGTAATTTGCTAAagatagatttaaaaaaaacccaaaaattcGAGGATGAGAAATAAAACCAGCTTTCTGAGTATATTCCAGTAGAAGGACCAAGAACATTAGCCATAAAGTTAGAGGACATTGCACGTTGACACAAGGTCAGAGGAGGGAATGTTAGCAAACGCTTTTCTATGACTAAGTAAATATTTACAGCACCAGGAGCAATTACACAGGCCACGAAACCAAACACACtggcagaatataaataaatgCTGAGGTAAACCAATAGATGGGAATAGATCaacatacctttaaaaaaaaaaaggccagagCTACCCTAACACAAAATTGCTATGttaaaagggtgggtgggtgggaatcctaAAAATTACTTCCTGCTAAGTTCCAAAACATCTGAAGTAAAACTATAGGTCATCAGTTGAAATGTAGCAAACACTAAGTGTAAAAGGAGGACTGGATATTTCTCTGACATCTGGTTGTCTGAACTAATGCTAGAGCCTAGAAACTTGAAATAATTTTTGCTGCTCTGtgcaggagacacacacacacacaaatgcaagaCTAGCACTTAATTGTTCGATTGTTTCCCCCCTGAACTCCAATAATGAGACAGCAATGGTATTCTCCATCCAACAGACTGCCACTTCCACACTTTATCACAATCACTTTCAGGTAATGATGGAGCATCTCCCCTTAAGGAATCCTATCACCTGTCTCAGCTGCAGGTTCCCTGCCTCTGCACAGCAGCTAGTTTATGGGGGAAGAAATAAACCTTCATTCTTAGTCCACTGACtcaactgaatttttttttaaaaaaaaaattaattgaattTTCTATTTACAATTCTAACAATTCATTCTGCCCACTGATATAATTTAATAAGCCCTGATAAAGCTTTCCATCTGATCGGCCCCATCCCCATTTAGTTTGG of the Hemicordylus capensis ecotype Gifberg chromosome 3, rHemCap1.1.pri, whole genome shotgun sequence genome contains:
- the CAB39 gene encoding calcium-binding protein 39, coding for MPFPFGKSHKSPADIVKNLKESMAVLEKQDISDKKVEKATEEVSKNLVAMKEILYGTNEKEPQTEAVAQLAQELYNSGLLSTLVADLQLIDFEGKKDVAQIFNNILRRQIGTRTPTVEYICTQQNILFMLLKGYESPEIALNCGIMLRECIRHEPLAKIILWSEQFYDFFRYVEMSTFDIASDAFATFKDLLTRHKLLSAEFLEQHYDRFFSEYEKLLHSENYVTKRQSLKLLGELLLDRHNFTIMTKYISKPENLKLMMNLLRDKSRNIQFEAFHVFKVFVANPNKTQPILDILLKNQTKLIEFLSKFQNDRTEDEQFNDEKTYLVKQIRDLKRPAQQEA